A stretch of DNA from Cannabis sativa cultivar Pink pepper isolate KNU-18-1 chromosome X, ASM2916894v1, whole genome shotgun sequence:
atataaatattatttttaatgtttctCCAATGAACGtaaattatttatgtaatttttttattaattttagtgaaattattttattttttttatcctttattgcatttattacctaaattattaatttggtaaatatatacaatttgcatgtattttttaaaaaaattaaaattaattataattaagttCGCACCTAATACAAACAGTAttactaaatattattttaaaaataaaaaattttaaagagtagaattataattttctcacaaaataaaaacttatatCGTTGCTTTATTGAAACTTCTAAAGAgtgttgaaaaataatttagaagagaaaaaagataaactaaaatattaatataaacaaataaaataaaatgataatgtataaattaaataattaatgaatATAGTATGATTCATTTGTTcaataaaaacataataaaatattaaatcaattcTATGAATGCATCGGCCCACTCTATTcgaatttcatcaatttcttcATTTGTGTAATAATTCTCCATTCTATTGTTGCactgaaaacaaaaaatattaataaatattagtgaacttaaatattatttatatatatatatatattgaaaaagaTGTATACTTCATATACATTAGTATTTAACCAATTGAGAGGTCTTGAATCCATGCATAAATCCCGCATGTATTTCATAACATAATATCCACATTCAAAGTGTTTGGGTTGTCGAGGACACTGCACATTTATATAGATGTGTAAGAAtctcttaaaataaataattaaaagtaatattttgttgtaaaatcattaaatatttgtgaaatacaaaaatttattatatattttgagaGATAAAGACTACTCACTTTTATAATTTTCCATATAATACCAGCTGCTCTTGGAGTTTTCTTTTTTGAAGCATTGTAATAGTCAAAAATcctaaataataaacaaattaacatCAACACtattacatataaattttaatttgatgcTTATTATACTAATGATAAATATTATTCACTTACATTGCGATAAAATTCTTAATGGTATCACTTGGTAGTTCTCCAGTTGGATTGAGCCAGAAGCACATCTCACGTGATGGATCAATTATTATTAGCACCCAATGATAACTAGTGAtggaagaaaaaattttaatatataaatatattactatatagctaaaataataatttaagttaATCTTACCCTAAATTAATAGGGATCAATGAAAGTTGCATCTCCCCTGCGCTTGCTAATCGATCTGCTATTGATTCTACATTTTGCTGCAAATAGGATCCCACTATAGAAGCCCAACTTGGatgaataaaatgaaaatacttctctctttttgaattttttaaccTTTCATGTAAGATCCTAAACATTATAACAATACCAAATTAAATAATGTTATTAAGTGTGCgattaaaaaatatgataaaaaaatCTCTTACCTTATATAAAATGCGATACACTCAGCTCCAATCTCAACATTTGTGCCAAGATGAACTATATCTTTAGGTTCAATATACAAATCTTGATCAGACCCAAAAATATTTGGATCCATTTCAATACGATACTCTTCTCTACTTTTGCGATATTGAACACTTAACAATATAGCTTTGACGCTCCTTGGGATGATTTTGGGCATAACAAATGGAACAGGAGAGTCTTTCACATTCATCGAACTTGTTGAAGCTTTCTGAGTTGGCATGTGTGGAGATAAATGTTCATTTTTCTCCATAGTTTTTAAtgcctaaaatattattaaacaataaataattataatagaaaGGCTAAATACAAATCAAACTATTTTCTTTTACCTCAGAATCACCAAAGATGATTAAGTGTTCCGGCCATGCAACAAAGCTTTGGACTGCATCTTTTACGAAGATTAAATCATCACGAACATGGACAGGAAGACGAGCATTTTCATTCAAACATTCAATTATGCGTACTCGTACATTGCCTTTTTCCAAATCCTTCCCATGAACTTGTTTTCCCAGAAAAATTTCACCAATAGCAACTACATCACCGTCTCCCAAAGTTAATCTATAAGTTTTATCCTACAAACAACGTAGAAGAATTAGTTATAATAGTAGtaaaatcaatattattttaaataaaagaaaaaagaaaaaaccattGTTGGTGGAGTTGGGCACTGTTGTGGTGGATTTGTCTCTTTATTTGATGATGATTGAAATTTATGTCCTTCCAagaattttctttccaatgattCAACCCGCTTGTCCACTTTTTcttgaatatatttttcaaaaacaccaTCTTTTTCACTGGTAAAATCTTTGatgattttttctaatttttcaatgCGTTGTTCTTGAAGCTCCTTGGATTTAGATGATAGCTctattgataattttttttcctattacAGGTCCAGTCCCTCTTAGCCACCCATACTTAGCATCACCTAAAACTTGTCTATAGATAGCAGCATCGTCTACCATTATTAATGTACCAGCTTCGAGTTGATTAAGTTGATCTTCACGTAACTCAATCATCTCTTTCtacaaagataaaaaaaaattgtgtaatatatttatataaaatgtaaatagtggagaaaaggttattAACTTATAGTGAATGTGTTGCATACATATTTTTCCTCAGCAATTTGGTTGATCCATCCATTTTTTTCTGTGTAGTGAGTTTTTTTGAATGTTTCAATCTCTCCAGCTTTAATAGACTTTGATTGTCCTTCATCTACATCCATTACCGGTGTAGACTTCTGAAATAATtaagtgaaaaaaaatttaaaacttatacatagtaatttaaaattaattagtaataataaattatttttaccgTCTCATGTAAGTGTTGAGTAAATGATTTACTTCCATCCCTATGCATAAATTTTACTTTTGATCTATTTTTTGAGCCAGCCACAGACTTtttctgcaaaaaaaaaaaaaagtaattgacattaataatttttaagaaaattaaaaatttatatgatGAAATAGACATTATGATACCTTCCACTCTTCGCTGGAGAAACATGCAGTGCACATCCATTTCCAGTCAGCTTCTTTTATCACCAAACCCGTAGGTCGATGCTCTAATGGATTTTTTCCTTCCTCGATCATTTTTTTATAATGTCGGTGACAATTATGACGATGATTGCTGTATGCATTTTTGCAATATTCATCACAAATTACCTCAAGATATGGATCTTTTGCAAATTCCAATTTGAATACATCCTGCAtaagttttgaataaataaatataaaattacctaattaaaaaaatattgaaaaatgaaTATATTAACAAATGTACCTGTATACGAGCATATACAGCTTTTTTTTCTGCAGGTGGAACTTTGCTCCAACCACTATATTGCAATGGAGCATGATGGCGTACATTTACGCCAACATTAGTTGTAAAATCAGAAGCATTATCACCATAAACTCGAAGCTCGCCCTTATTATAGGTAATagttaaattagttattttgtcATTCTTCAGTTCACGGCTTAAGCGATCTCCACGAGTAGGACCACGTACGTTCTTTTGTATTTCtattttttgtaagaaaaatatataattaataagtatttataaatgtatttttttccaaaataagaGTGATGATAAAATTTTGTACCTTTTGAAGATTGACGTTGTTCATCATGTAATGGAACTGTTGAAGGGTCATCAGTAGAAGGTGTCAAGGATTGTGGTGAATCTGATGGTGATTGAGTATCATTGTGTGCCCGTTTAGAGCTAAATCTTCTCGTACTACTCAAGGGTTGATCTGAAGTATCAGTGCGTCCCTGTTTTGAGCTACCTTTTCTCGTACTACTGGACATAATAAAATCtgaaatgataaattattagtaGCTAATATTAAATTATCCCATTAACAAAATAAAGTTATTTACACACCCTTTATATTAATCACTTTCATCACAGTCAGTTTCAGAATCTGAACCACTAAGTAGTGCTTCTTCATCAATATCATCAATGTTTAATTCGTGTTGAacttgattattttgatcttttgGGGAGTCAATCAATAACTCATCAGTTTCAACTTcatcaatatcttttcgaataagAACGTCGTCCATGTTGTTTGAAGAATCCAATGTGAGATTAATGTTGTTTGAGGAATCTTCTTGATATGCTTCACGATTCTGGACAACTCGTTCTCCATCATCAACTTCAGGCTCTGATGGTATTTCCCAAATATGACGATGGTTTACCTTTTGCACCACTTTCCAATTTTCTCCTTTTTTAATGTCATCTAAATAGAATACTGGATTAACTTGATTTGCAAGAAGAAACGGGTCGTCTTCAAACCAATATGAGCTAATATTTATACTAGTCATATGATATTCCGTATAGATTCTACGTGGACTCTCACTGGTGTTATACCAAGAACATTTGAACAATATCACCTTATTGAAATAGATGTAATGTACTTCCCATATTTCATCGATGacaccataaaaatcacaaaggTTCCCATTATATTCTGCCTTAACTCGAATTCCATAATTTTGAGTGACTCGTTTTTCATCTCGAGTTTTTGTGTGATATCTAACACCATTAACCATACAACCAGCATACttgcaaattaaaaaattaggcTGAATTGCAATGGCATATAAATCATCTTGGGCTGTAGAATATGAGCATTCACTCATTCTTTTAACCtgagataataatttgtatagTTAAAATGAGAATAAATATGCATATTCCATTTGAAAGATATACAAATTTATGAacttactttattttcaaaccaagatggaattttttttttctgtgatTCGTCAATATCCAAAACACCTTTAGATTGTAAAAACAATCTGTGTTCTCTGATTCAAAGTAAGTAACTCTCAgataagaattattttatttacgacaacataaattttttaggaTATATTTAAGATGAATTAAAGAAAACTTACTCCAAATATGGCTCCAATTCAGGACAATTATTCAGAATGTACCAATGAACCATATTTCGTTCATCTTCACTTATTCTGATTGATGATTGTTTCCCAAATGGTCTAGTTGGTAAGTTGAATATGGATAATGTTGATTCTCTTCTTACTCCGACATCATCTGGATTTCGATCTGGACGATTGAAACGAGTTTCTATCCCATGAAGATACATAGAACAAAAATTTAATGCCTCACTAATTATATATCCTTTAGCAATGGAACCTTCAGGCCGAGCTTTGTTCtttacatattttttcaaatgaCCCATTTCCCTATAAAaggttatataattaatatatacattagtgcacatttttaaaattcattATTTGTTAAGGTAACAAAAATTTTGTTACCTTTCAATTGAATACATCCATCGCATTTGGACAGGACCACCTAACTTGGCTTCCTTTGGCAAGTGGACCGCTAGATATATCATCACATCGAAAAAGGCAGGGGGGAAAATACTTTCCAACTTACAAAGTGTGAACACGATGCCTTCTTCCAAATCATTTAAGTCTTTCACATACAATGTCTTCGCACatagtttttgaaaaaataaggaTAATTCAGCAATTACACTcatcactttttttttcaagtatGGCCTTACACAAATAGGTAGCAATATCTGTAATAATATATGACAATCGTGACTTTTTAAACCAGTAATCTTCCCATCTTTCATAATTATATTTCGAGACAAGTTTGCTGCATATCCATCTAGAAATTTAACAGACTCCAAGAacttacaaatagtttgtcGTTCCTTCATCGATAATGTATAACAAGCCGTAGGTTTCACCCACTTGTTCCCCCGTTTCTTCATTTGCAATTGCTTACAAATTTTCAAATCTTGTAAGTCAAGTCGTGCCTTATCGGTATCCTTACACTTGCCGTCGATGCTAAACATTGTTCCAACCACACTGTCACATATATTTTTCTCAATATGCATCACATCCAAATTATGCCTTAGTTTAAGTTTGGGCCAGTATGCTAACTCCCACAAAATACTTTTACGCCtccaatttgttttattttcatAGCCTGCATTCTTCATCTGATTCTGATCATCTTTTACAATATCAACATTTTTACCCGGCCTACATTTCCACATACCATCTAATTTAGTTAAAATTTCATCACTTGTTAACTCTTGAGGGGGATTTCGTGTTTCAATTGTACCATCGTATTCCTTATCATTGCGCCACTGATGTTCAGCACACAAATATCGACGATGTCCCATGTAAGAGATCTTACACCTAACTCGAAATGAAGATGTGTCATCCTCACAAACTGGACATGCCTTATACCCTTGAGTGCTATAGCCGGACACAGTACCATATGCAGGGAAATCATTAATTGTCCATAACACAGCAGCACGCATTGTAAAATATGTTTTATCAACAACATCAAAAGTTCTTACTCCTTTCTCCCATAATTCTTTTAGTTCTTCAATTAAGGGTTGTAAATAGACATCTATGTCCTTACCTGGAGCACGACGTCCAGGAATAAGTACTGCCATCATTAAGGATTCTCGTTTCATGCATATCCATGGTGGCATATTATATGGCATTAGTATTATTGGCCACATGCTGTATGAGTTTGATAAATCACCAAACGGATTAAACCCATCTGTTGCAAATCCCAACCTAATGTTTTGAGGCTCTTTGGCAAAATCAGGATATTGCTTATCGAAATCTTTCCAAGCCTCTGCATCTGCCGGATGTCTAAGTACACCTTCAGTATCCACACGTTTTTCTTTGTGCCACCTCATATCTGCTGCGGTGTGTCTTGACATAAAAAGTCGTTGTAAACGGGGAGTTATTGAAAAATAATGCATCTTTTTATGtggtattttttttcctttagttCCTTGGTACTCATATCTTTCATGACCACATATAGGACAATTTGTAGCATCTTTATTGTTTTTCCAgtacaaacaacaatcatcCTTACATATATCTATTGTTTCGTACTCTAAACCAAGACCACTCAATATTTTCTTAACCTCATAATAAGAATTTGGGATTTCGTTATCATCAGGAAATGCATCCTTAAGAAGCTCAAGAATCATGTCGAAGCCTTTAATACTCAAGCTAGTCAATACTTTTATATGCATTAGCTTAACCATGAAAGTCAAACTTGAAAACTTTGTACATCCAGGATACAATTCTTTTTCTACTTCATCAAATAAGTTATGGAAGTTTTTCCATTTCTCCTTATGACTTGAATCCTCAAAATTCTCAGAAGCATTATGTGTAGGAACTTCTTGAGCCAAGTCTTCAATTGCTGGGATCATATCATCATTGTCATCATGGTCAATGTCATTATTATTATCGCCAATATCACTGAAATCTTCGACATCAGTAGCATCATCATTATCATGATCACTTTCTTCTAAAATATCTTCCACGCGATGTACCCAGTTAACATATCGAGTATAAAACCCTTTTACGTAGATATGACGCTCAATTGTCTGTAAGTCATGAaagtataaattcatacacataacACATGGGCACCGAATCTTATTCTCATCATTCAGATGACTACTTGATAATCTAATGAATTTTTGCAATCCCTTATTGTACTTGGCAGACAATCTATTGTTATTAGAAATCCAACTCTTATCCATAGCTTGTTTATTCCTTTTCAGAGGTGTGAGGATCATgtgttacactagaaaaaaaaatccaaagaaaCAATATgaccaaatttaaaaaaaacaataaaaaaataatattactgaatattttttaaaagtaattatattataaaaaaaattctattttttttattcaaatattaactactaacactttttaatttttaattaataaaaaaaaagaattttcactagaattatttttcaaaaatatataaataaatattttaaaaatataaattggaaaaaaaaaattaaaaaaacttaagtctttttaaaaatataaattgagaaaaaaaattaaaaaaatttaatacagttaaataaataaattttatatgaaataaaatattaataaaattttattattaaacactatttatttttttttaattttttttcggtACCAATTGGCAAAAACTCAGTACATTAATTTGGGTAAAGAAACCCTAATTTCATCATTATCCCTCTTCCACCTCGATCCATCTATCAGCTTCTTCAACCGCAGCTTACTTTGTGCGAATGGATCTGATCAGTCGCTCTCTCTCTCGTTTCCTCTCCTTCTCGCACTCTATCAGGGATCAGATCCAGTACTTACCTCTATCGTATCACTCTCCAGTTCTATCCGCTCATCTCTGACCAAGCCCAGAAGAGTCGACGACAACAGACGACTCGCAGAAGACGACTCCAACTCCCCCACTCGCAGACGATGATGGCGCAGCTTCTCCCCTACTCACAGCCGACGACGATAGCTCCTTCCTTGCAAACGACAATGACGCTGCCTTCAAGTTCTATCCGCTCATCTATATATGGGTTTGATGTCTTTTGTTTTgtctttaaataatttatctatTGTTATTTTCTTTCTGCCTTCAAGTTCAGATCtccatttcttgaatttctgtTCAATTTGTATTTAGTGTTTCATAAATGGAGATTAATATTCTCTACAATTTTTTATTGTCTATGTTACtcgtacaatttttttttcgtttattttatttttgttttctgtCCAAGTGGTATAAACAGTATCCAAATCGAAAGGGTAAATTTCTTTTGCTGACTAATAAGTTGCAAAGATTGTAAAAACATTAGCTGCCACTactagtaatatatatatatatgtttgtgaAGACTCTATTATCTGCTAAGCTTTTATGCcgttattaattttatttgattgagATACTGGGACTTTTTTTATGCTTTCTTTCGCTCGTGTTTTGGTGAGGTCTCCTTTTGTTTTTCTCGtatagtttttgtttttgtttttgttttctatGTTATCTAGTCTTGCTGGCCGTTATAGCTTTCTAACTGTTTTTTACTGTTTCGTTTGATCCTGAGTCTAGATTGTATAAATTTCCTTTTGAATTTGGATTTTGTATGAATTTGTCGTGCTATTCATTGATTACTTGTCTATTCATATAGACCAGGATTTCTTTTATACATGTAAAAAATGCGGTATTTCGCTTGTTATCATGATGTCTGGAAAATATCTTGGTGGCTATTTTAACACCAAGTTTGTGATATTGATTACCTGCTTCACTTTTTTTGTTGTTGGAAATTGGTTAGTTGTTTTTGCTcattttaattgaattttttcttattttcagTGATGAGAAAGGTCTATTCTATGCTTTAGATCTCGGTGGTACTAATTTCCGCGTGCTACGCGTACAGCTAGGTGGTAAAGATCACCATGTTGTTAGACAAGAATTTGATGAGGTTTCAATTCCACCTGATGTGATGACTGGATCTTCAGAGGTTAGTAATTTGATTCAGCAAATGTATTAAGGTCTAAGCTTGTTAAATTGGCTTTAaactaagaaaaatgttcaaatattTCAGGGTTTATTTGACTTTATAGCCGCAGCACTTGCAAAGTTTGTTTCTGAAGAAGGTGAGGGTTTTCACCCTTCACCAGGTAGGCAAAGGGAGCTGGGCTTTACCTTTTCATTTCCTGTGAAGCAATTATCGATTTCTTCTAGGACCCTTATGGTGATATGCATTCTATTTGATTCTAACATGACTAGTTTTCTTTATTACTATTTTGCTTTCATGATAGTTGTCACACGTGTTGTCGCAAGGAAAGTGATTTGGAGAAGTGTGTTTGGAAGAGTGGAAATAGAAGGGTTTCAAGGTAACTGGTTCAGTGTTCAATGTTTCACAAAGAGATCAAAGAGAAAAACTTATGAAAGCTGTTTCATTAATTTTCCAAGGAAAGGTCAACATTCTTGTAAGTTTAATGACTTAATTGATTCATAATAATATTTAGAAAGGAATATATTTCTGTTATATTGCaatattaaaatttcatataaacatatatatatagtatgccAATGTATGTTTTAGGTTTGGTGACTAGTTTTTTTTAGGGATACACCAATTTTACCAAGAGAGtcctttttttatttctaaGATTCTTGATAGTAATCACCAAAAGTAGGCTTTTCCCTAAACAAGGTGagaatatgttaaaatttataatattatttatagaccATATCCCTCTCTTTTAGTTATTTttgatattacatatatatgactGCATTAATGCAAATCTGTTTTTTATTACTGTGACAATGCCATAAAAAATGTTTATATGTGTttgattataaatatatttaattaagtgtttgtcctgaaattaaattataagaaaaaTGTTAGTCTAGTTTTTCTTGTGGTCTTATATTGG
This window harbors:
- the LOC133032307 gene encoding hexokinase-5-like, which translates into the protein MAQLLPYSQPTTIAPSLQTTMTLPSSSIRSSIYGLAGRYSFLTLFLLILIEFFLIFSDEKGLFYALDLGGTNFRVLRVQLGGKDHHVVRQEFDEVSIPPDVMTGSSEGLFDFIAAALAKFVSEEGEGFHPSPGRQRELGFTFSFPVKQLSISSRTLMVICILFDSNMTSFLYYYFAFMIVVTRVVARKVIWRSVFGRVEIEGFQGNWFSVQCFTKRSKRKTYESCFINFPRKGQHSCKFNDLIDS